In a single window of the Rhopalosiphum padi isolate XX-2018 chromosome 1, ASM2088224v1, whole genome shotgun sequence genome:
- the LOC132917993 gene encoding venom protease-like — translation MWWDKQAKLLIRIIIATSVLQQQQYKKMYFKIKYCSYFKTLLALIICLLISGQKAANILDLYEGEICKTEKNSTINHVCKQPENCPSLEQDIRRQNFPPICSFIKHKPIVCCSPTVTVNTTNKKPPSSTTNTASSYSATEMCRQYSELVYEKVNTSSSNAGSLEKILDCHSVITLIVGGSKAEPKEFPHMALLGYGSNKKEEKAWACGGSLISNRWIMSAAHCNKNSERLVNWARLGELNIYSDSSPVDYEIVERVMHPKYNPAYVYNDIALFRLGKEVKFSAYIRPVCLNTVQKFRFNIATAIGWGRTSNDGPISYDLLKVDLAPISIGYCKYSYPPSSNPRINLGIIEDSMICAGDIRDGIDTCTGDSGGPLIVKHSNYPCMHTQIGITSFGKYCGNKDTPGIYTRVSYYIPWIEKIVWPKS, via the exons ATGTGGTGGGATAAACAAGCAAAACTGCTTATTCGTATTATCATAGCCACATCAGttttacaacaacaacaatacaaaaaaatgtattttaaaattaaatattgctcATACTTTAAAACTTTACTAGctttaataatatgtctattaaTTTCAGGACAAAAAGCAGCAAATATACTTGATTTGTACGAAG GTGAAATATGTAAAACAGAGAAGAACAGTACTATAAATCATGTCTGCAAACAACCCGAAAATTGTCCATCGTTAGAACAGGACATCCGACGTCAGAATTTCCCGCCTATATGttcatttataaaacataagcCAATAGTCTGCTGTTCACCCACAGTAACAGTCAACACAACAAATAAAAAGCCGCCCTCAAGCACTACCAATACTGCATCGTCATACTCTGCCACTGAAA TGTGTCGCCAATACTCGGAATTGGTTTATGAAAAGGTTAACACATCTTCATCCAACGCGGGGTCGCTAGAAAAAATTCTTGACTGTCACAGTGTAATAACACTGATCGTTGGAGGCTCCAAAGCCGAGCCGAAAGAATTTCCGCATATG GCACTGTTAGGTTATGGGTCCAACAAAAAAGAGGAAAAGGCATGGGCCTGCGGAGGTTCGTTGATAAGCAACAGGTGGATCATGAGCGCGGCACATTGTAACAAAAATTCTGA ACGTTTGGTAAACTGGGCACGCCTGGGCGAATTAAACATCTATTCAGATAGCAGCCCGGTTGACTACGAAATCGTGGAGCGTGTGATGCATCCTAAGTACAATCCGGCGTACGTGTACAATGACATAGCGCTGTTCCGTTTGGGTAAAGAAGTTAAGTTTTCAGCGTACATACGACCCGTGTGCCTAAACACAGTCCAAAAGTTTCGCTTCAATATAGCCACGGCTATCGGCTGGGGTCGGACTTCGAAcg ATGGGCCGATTAGTTACGACTTGTTAAAAGTGGATCTGGCTCCAATATCAATTGGCTATTGTAAGTATAGTTATCCTCCAAGTTCCAACCCGAGAATAAACCTCGGAATAATCGAAGACAGCATGATATGCGCGGGCGACATTAGAGATGGAATCGACACATGTACG GGCGATTCTGGAGGTCCACTGATAGTCAAACACTCAAACTACCCGTGTATGCATACTCAAATCGGCATAACGTCGTTCGGGAAATATTGCGGCAATAAGGACACACCGGGCATCTACACCAGAGTGTCCTATTATATTCCGTGGATCGAAAAGATCGTTTGGCCAAAAAGCTAA
- the LOC132917997 gene encoding uncharacterized protein LOC132917997 — MIIKKTLLVSMFVLLGCMFSFNKASDDADAGDKELMSKLFTVVFKCFKDADWGTCGEMVTTKYDITQAKYKKCTCHMACAGEELEMINSNGQPEPAKFLEYVNRINNPGIKSQLQHIYDKCKNVKGAEKCDLAEQFAICAFKESPALKERVTTLIEMLVKMKPKSK; from the exons ATGATAATCAAAAAGACATTGTTGGTATCAATGTTTGTACTTCTCGGTTGCATGTTTTCTTTCAATAAG GCCTCTGATGATGCAGATGCAGGGGATAAGGAATTAATGTCAAAATTATTCACTGTGGTTTTTAAATGCTTTAAGGATGCCGATTGGG GCACATGTGGTGAAATGGTAACAACTAAATATGACATAACTCaagctaaatataaaaaatgtaca tgTCACATGGCGTGTGCCGGGGAAGAACTTGAAATG ATAAATAGTAATGGACAGCCCGAACCTGCCAAGTTCCTTGAATACGTGAACCGTATTAATAATCCTGGCATTAAGAGTCAATTGCAACATATTTACGACAAATGTAAAAATG tcAAAGGTGCGGAGAAATGCGATCTCGCAGAGCAATTTGCTATATGTGCTTTTAAGGAATCACCAGCA ttgAAGGAACGCGTGACTACATTGATTGAAATGTTAGTGAAGATGAAACCAAAATCGAAATAA